A genomic segment from Gracilinanus agilis isolate LMUSP501 chromosome 1, AgileGrace, whole genome shotgun sequence encodes:
- the MYL2 gene encoding myosin regulatory light chain 2, ventricular/cardiac muscle isoform isoform X2 yields MFEQTQIQEFKEAFTIMDQNRDGFIDKADLRDTFAALGRVNVKNEEIDEMIKEAPGPINFTVFLTMFGEKLKGADPEETILNAFKVFDPEGKGVLKSDYIQEMLTTQAERFSKEEIDQMFAAFPPDVTGNLDYKNLVHIITHGEEKD; encoded by the exons ATGTTCGAGCAGACGCAGATCCAGGAATTCAAGGAG GCATTTACCATCATGGACCAGAACCGGGATGGATTCATTGATAAAGCAGATCTGAGGGATACGTTTGCTGCCCTTG GTCGTGTGAatgtgaaaaatgaagaaattgatgaaATGATCAAGGAGGCTCCTGGACCAATCAACTTCACTGTCTTCCTGACCATGTTTGGGGAAAAACTTAAGG GTGCTGACCCTGAAGAAACTATTCTCAATGCATTCAAAGTGTTTGATCCTGAAGGCAAAGGAGTGCTGAAGTCTGATTA TATCCAAGAAATGCTCACCACTCAAGCAGAGAGATTTTCCAAAGAGGAG ATTGACCAGATGTTTGCAGCCTTCCCTCCCGATGTGACTGGAAACCTCGATTACAAGAATCTTGTGCATATCATCACACATGGGGAAGAAAAAGACTAG
- the MYL2 gene encoding myosin regulatory light chain 2, ventricular/cardiac muscle isoform isoform X1: protein MAPKKAKKRAEGANSNVFSMFEQTQIQEFKEAFTIMDQNRDGFIDKADLRDTFAALGRVNVKNEEIDEMIKEAPGPINFTVFLTMFGEKLKGADPEETILNAFKVFDPEGKGVLKSDYIQEMLTTQAERFSKEEIDQMFAAFPPDVTGNLDYKNLVHIITHGEEKD from the exons ATG GCAcccaaaaaagcaaagaagagggCCGAGGGAGCGAACTCCAATGTGTTCTCCATGTTCGAGCAGACGCAGATCCAGGAATTCAAGGAG GCATTTACCATCATGGACCAGAACCGGGATGGATTCATTGATAAAGCAGATCTGAGGGATACGTTTGCTGCCCTTG GTCGTGTGAatgtgaaaaatgaagaaattgatgaaATGATCAAGGAGGCTCCTGGACCAATCAACTTCACTGTCTTCCTGACCATGTTTGGGGAAAAACTTAAGG GTGCTGACCCTGAAGAAACTATTCTCAATGCATTCAAAGTGTTTGATCCTGAAGGCAAAGGAGTGCTGAAGTCTGATTA TATCCAAGAAATGCTCACCACTCAAGCAGAGAGATTTTCCAAAGAGGAG ATTGACCAGATGTTTGCAGCCTTCCCTCCCGATGTGACTGGAAACCTCGATTACAAGAATCTTGTGCATATCATCACACATGGGGAAGAAAAAGACTAG